A region of Sulfurimonas sp. DNA encodes the following proteins:
- a CDS encoding heavy metal translocating P-type ATPase: protein MNKFNLVHKLPNRLRYKIFDISSKNDARPLIESIQKCEGVKNARVNIRAKSLIIEITNSQIQKEIEKIITDFKTTKCDSSCRVERGEVHISKQGLITIASVTGAGFILPNIVNAPLSIATNTPMMISGLKDLYKNGITSHVLESLAVGVSLLRKDYTAANFTSLLLEAGEYIEESTSDRSDNLLRELIRPNVEEVWIEKNGIEEKISYKLVKIGDIVIVAVGDMISVDGHIIQGEALINQSSMTGESVSVTKAYGDRVMAGTIVEEGRIKIWAEHVGDDTSAAQVTKYIEESLSSKSSSALKALKLADKLVPLTLGLSAFAYITTKDWERVAAVLQADYSCALKLATPVAFKSSLHKAGKNGIMIKNAQALENLSEADTVIFDKTGTLTKGELYVSDVISFNDEWDENKILSLAASTEEHYFHPVAEAVVRAANEQSFEHIHHEEVEFIVAHGVITEVAGKKVHIGSQHFLEDDEGIDFNGHIPTIQKHEDEGKTILCIGYDYKLLGMITMIDTVRHNTKTTIDKLHKLGIKEIIMLTGDKQQKADEVAKEIGIDTVFAQLLPTQKADIVKELVANGKKVVFVGDGINDAPALVEANVGISMSKGAQIAKASADISLLKDDIACISNALELAQDTMKLIKSNFNITVAANSAILASATMGYINPITTAVLHNGTTVGILLNAIKGIKVKK, encoded by the coding sequence ATGAATAAATTTAATTTAGTTCATAAACTCCCAAACCGATTAAGATACAAGATATTTGATATATCATCTAAAAATGATGCAAGACCATTAATAGAAAGTATTCAAAAGTGTGAAGGTGTTAAAAATGCTAGAGTAAATATTAGAGCAAAAAGTTTAATAATAGAAATAACCAACTCTCAAATTCAAAAAGAAATTGAAAAAATTATAACTGATTTCAAAACAACTAAGTGTGATTCAAGTTGTAGAGTTGAGAGAGGTGAAGTTCATATTTCCAAACAAGGGCTTATAACTATAGCTAGTGTTACTGGTGCTGGTTTTATTCTACCAAATATTGTTAATGCACCGCTAAGCATAGCGACTAACACACCAATGATGATATCAGGATTAAAAGATTTATACAAAAATGGAATTACTTCTCATGTTTTAGAATCCTTAGCTGTCGGAGTATCTCTTTTAAGAAAAGATTACACTGCAGCTAATTTTACAAGTCTTTTACTTGAAGCTGGTGAATATATAGAAGAAAGTACATCCGATCGCTCTGATAACTTACTTCGTGAACTAATTCGTCCTAATGTAGAAGAGGTCTGGATTGAAAAAAATGGAATTGAAGAAAAAATTAGTTATAAGCTTGTGAAAATAGGTGATATTGTTATTGTCGCTGTTGGAGATATGATAAGTGTTGATGGGCATATCATACAAGGCGAAGCATTGATAAATCAATCTAGTATGACAGGAGAAAGCGTATCTGTCACTAAAGCCTATGGCGATAGAGTAATGGCTGGAACGATAGTGGAAGAGGGACGAATAAAAATTTGGGCTGAACATGTCGGAGATGATACCTCGGCTGCTCAAGTTACTAAATATATAGAAGAGTCACTCTCATCTAAATCTTCTTCTGCACTTAAGGCTCTAAAACTAGCAGATAAGCTAGTTCCTTTAACACTAGGATTGAGTGCTTTTGCATATATTACTACTAAAGACTGGGAGAGAGTTGCTGCTGTATTACAAGCTGATTATTCTTGTGCTTTAAAACTTGCTACCCCTGTTGCATTTAAAAGTTCTCTTCATAAAGCTGGAAAAAATGGCATTATGATTAAAAATGCTCAAGCATTAGAAAATTTAAGTGAAGCAGATACGGTTATATTTGACAAAACAGGCACACTTACTAAAGGGGAGTTATATGTTTCAGATGTAATATCCTTTAATGATGAATGGGATGAAAATAAAATTTTATCACTTGCAGCTTCAACAGAGGAGCATTACTTTCATCCTGTTGCAGAAGCCGTAGTAAGAGCCGCAAATGAGCAATCATTTGAACATATTCATCATGAAGAAGTAGAATTTATTGTTGCACATGGAGTAATCACTGAAGTGGCTGGTAAGAAAGTCCATATAGGCTCTCAACACTTCTTAGAAGATGATGAAGGTATAGACTTCAATGGTCATATTCCTACTATACAAAAACATGAAGATGAAGGTAAAACTATCCTTTGTATCGGATATGATTATAAACTTCTCGGTATGATAACAATGATAGATACAGTTCGGCATAATACTAAAACAACTATTGATAAACTTCACAAGTTAGGAATTAAAGAAATTATTATGCTAACTGGAGATAAGCAACAAAAAGCAGATGAAGTAGCTAAAGAAATCGGAATTGATACAGTTTTTGCCCAACTTCTTCCTACTCAAAAAGCAGACATTGTAAAAGAACTGGTCGCTAATGGCAAGAAAGTTGTTTTTGTTGGAGATGGAATAAATGATGCACCTGCTTTAGTTGAAGCAAATGTTGGCATAAGTATGAGTAAAGGTGCTCAGATTGCAAAAGCATCTGCTGATATTTCTTTACTTAAAGATGATATTGCTTGTATTAGTAATGCTTTAGAATTAGCACAAGATACTATGAAACTTATAAAATCAAATTTCAATATTACAGTAGCTGCAAACAGTGCTATTTTAGCCTCAGCTACCATGGGGTATATTAATCCTATTACAACAGCTGTTTTGCATAATGGTACAACAGTCGGTATACTTCTTAATGCTATAAAAGGAATTAAAGTTAAAAAGTGA
- a CDS encoding YtxH domain-containing protein produces MKKYQTNDSNPYMNNSNIQGNMSNRGNRANKQMQNSNNMNNQNPYLNKNSMGFSTSEVLAGLLIGAAATYILTNENVQKTIFKGMVSMGDVITGGMDEMKERFEDAKAEHEAAKEA; encoded by the coding sequence ATGAAAAAATACCAAACAAACGATAGTAATCCATATATGAATAATAGCAATATTCAAGGTAATATGAGTAACAGAGGTAATAGAGCAAACAAGCAGATGCAAAACTCAAATAATATGAATAATCAAAACCCATATTTAAATAAAAACAGCATGGGATTTAGCACTTCAGAAGTATTAGCAGGTCTTTTAATTGGTGCAGCAGCTACCTATATACTAACAAATGAGAATGTTCAAAAAACTATCTTTAAAGGTATGGTGTCTATGGGTGATGTTATCACTGGTGGAATGGATGAAATGAAAGAGCGTTTCGAAGATGCCAAAGCAGAACATGAAGCAGCAAAAGAAGCTTAA